One Bosea sp. 685 DNA segment encodes these proteins:
- a CDS encoding tripartite tricarboxylate transporter permease, which yields MDTFASLMHGFSVALEPSKLLFALVGVFLGTAVGVLPGIGPALTVALLLPVTFKLDPAGSMIMFAGIYYGGMYGGSTTAILINAPGESASLATALEGSKMAKAGRGGPALATAAIGSFVAGTIATLGLAFLAPWLVDIAVKFGPWDYFGLMILAFVTVSATFGDSPLRGLTSLAIGVTLGLVGIDKLTGQARLTFGVPELLDGVEVTTLAVGLFAVGEALYVASKRFRDPEEIVPIKGSLWMTKEDWKRSWAPWLRGTAFGFPIGALPAGGAEVPTFLSYSTERKLCKYPGEFGNGAIEGVAGPEAANNASAAGTLVPLLTLGLPTSATAAIMLAGFQQYGLNPGPLLFAERPDLVWGLIASLFIANTMLVIINLPLIGLWVRLLAIPQPWLYAGILVFAAMGTLAVKASVVELSMLFVFGFLGFLMRRYDYPVAPMVVGLILGPMAEAQLRRALQISLGDPMILLENPGSAILLGLAFIGLIAPFVMSGLNRFKASED from the coding sequence ATGGATACCTTCGCCTCACTGATGCACGGCTTCTCCGTCGCGCTCGAGCCCTCCAAGCTGCTCTTTGCCCTGGTCGGCGTGTTTCTCGGCACCGCCGTCGGCGTGCTGCCGGGCATCGGGCCGGCCCTGACGGTCGCGCTGCTCCTGCCCGTCACCTTCAAGCTCGACCCTGCCGGCTCGATGATCATGTTCGCCGGCATCTATTACGGCGGCATGTATGGCGGCTCGACCACGGCGATCCTGATCAACGCGCCGGGCGAAAGCGCCTCGCTGGCGACCGCGCTCGAAGGCTCGAAAATGGCCAAGGCCGGCCGCGGCGGGCCGGCGCTCGCGACCGCCGCCATCGGCTCCTTCGTGGCGGGCACGATCGCGACGCTGGGACTTGCCTTCCTCGCGCCCTGGCTCGTCGACATCGCGGTCAAGTTCGGGCCGTGGGATTATTTCGGCCTGATGATCCTGGCCTTCGTCACAGTCTCGGCGACCTTCGGCGACTCGCCCCTGCGCGGGCTGACCAGCCTCGCGATCGGCGTGACGCTCGGGCTGGTCGGCATCGACAAACTGACCGGCCAGGCGCGCCTGACCTTCGGGGTGCCCGAACTGCTCGACGGGGTCGAAGTGACGACGCTGGCGGTCGGGCTCTTCGCGGTTGGCGAGGCGCTCTATGTCGCCTCCAAGCGCTTCCGCGACCCCGAAGAGATTGTGCCGATCAAGGGCTCGCTCTGGATGACGAAGGAAGACTGGAAGCGCTCCTGGGCGCCCTGGCTGCGCGGCACCGCTTTCGGCTTCCCGATCGGCGCGTTGCCGGCGGGCGGCGCGGAAGTGCCGACCTTCCTGAGCTATTCGACCGAGCGGAAGCTCTGCAAATATCCCGGCGAATTCGGCAATGGCGCGATCGAGGGCGTGGCGGGGCCGGAAGCAGCCAACAACGCCTCGGCCGCAGGCACGCTCGTGCCGCTGCTGACGCTGGGCCTGCCGACCTCGGCGACGGCGGCGATCATGCTGGCGGGCTTCCAGCAATATGGCCTGAACCCCGGCCCGCTGCTCTTCGCCGAGCGGCCGGACCTGGTCTGGGGTCTGATCGCCTCGCTCTTCATCGCCAACACCATGCTGGTGATCATCAACCTGCCGCTGATCGGGCTCTGGGTCCGCCTGCTGGCGATCCCGCAGCCCTGGCTCTATGCCGGCATCCTCGTCTTCGCGGCGATGGGCACGCTCGCGGTCAAGGCCTCGGTGGTCGAGCTCTCGATGCTGTTCGTCTTCGGCTTCCTCGGGTTCCTGATGCGCCGCTACGACTATCCCGTCGCGCCGATGGTGGTCGGGCTGATCCTGGGGCCGATGGCGGAGGCGCAGCTCAG